In one Pseudodesulfovibrio tunisiensis genomic region, the following are encoded:
- a CDS encoding CBS domain-containing protein, with the protein MLKVKDLMSTPVFSLKETDSLHNARSLMNLQRIRHIPIVNADNKFIGLLTHRDILSATISQLAELDPETQKEIDAGIPIREIMRTDITSVEQDSHLKEAAQLLLNHKYGCLPVVSSGELVGIVTEADFLRLTINLLEALNDKD; encoded by the coding sequence ATGCTCAAAGTCAAGGACCTGATGTCCACGCCGGTTTTCTCTCTCAAGGAAACCGACTCGCTGCACAACGCGCGTTCGCTGATGAACCTGCAGCGCATCAGGCACATTCCCATTGTCAACGCGGACAACAAGTTCATCGGCCTGCTCACGCATCGGGACATTCTCTCGGCAACCATTTCCCAGTTGGCGGAACTGGACCCCGAAACCCAGAAGGAAATCGACGCAGGCATCCCCATCCGGGAAATCATGCGCACGGACATCACCTCCGTGGAGCAGGATTCCCATCTCAAGGAAGCAGCCCAGTTGCTCCTCAACCACAAGTACGGTTGCCTGCCCGTAGTCTCCAGCGGAGAGCTTGTCGGCATCGTGACCGAGGCCGACTTTCTCCGGCTGACCATCAACCTTCTGGAAGCCTTGAACGACAAGGACTGA
- a CDS encoding M23 family metallopeptidase, whose translation MSTNGKKGLGIWIPALLVIAALGAGAFFLFRDTEVPVISIGPDTATVGAKTRYTVTTQDMGLGLKWVKIYAVQGDKQALLVDKALPKGTAALEETVTLDKADIKEGAFSIRVEARDNSLYPFGDAGLATVSRDFLLDATPPRIYVQTHTNNLNQGGAGLLAFTLSETATRAGIRVGERWFPAYLQQGASQQNLYYCMFTIPWDTPPSKFAPMIEAEDAAGNMTSRSFNFHANARSFRKDRIGLSDRFMERTIPEFQAQLKGVGGSLLDQYLFINNTIRTQNRAKLLELGRKTSPTFLWKGTFVRLPNAANRARFADARDYMYKGKKVDHQTHLGLDLASLRNAPVPSANSGTVVWADFLGIYGNCVVVDHGLGLQTLYAHLTSMSVKAEDTVTKGQIIGHTGTTGLAGGDHLHYGVIISGIPVQPIEWWDAAWIRNNITSKLN comes from the coding sequence ATGAGTACCAACGGAAAAAAAGGACTCGGAATCTGGATCCCGGCCCTGCTCGTCATCGCGGCGCTTGGCGCGGGCGCGTTTTTTCTTTTCAGGGACACCGAAGTGCCCGTCATATCCATCGGCCCGGACACCGCAACCGTCGGAGCCAAGACCCGGTATACGGTCACTACCCAGGATATGGGGCTGGGCCTGAAATGGGTAAAAATCTATGCGGTGCAGGGAGACAAACAGGCCCTGCTCGTGGACAAGGCCCTGCCCAAGGGAACAGCCGCCCTTGAGGAAACGGTCACTCTGGACAAGGCGGACATCAAGGAAGGCGCATTTTCAATTCGCGTCGAAGCTCGCGACAACTCCCTGTACCCGTTCGGCGATGCCGGACTGGCCACGGTTTCCCGCGACTTTCTGCTCGACGCGACTCCGCCGCGCATCTATGTCCAGACCCACACCAACAACCTGAATCAGGGCGGAGCGGGCCTGCTGGCCTTCACGCTTTCGGAAACCGCGACCCGAGCCGGAATCCGTGTTGGCGAACGCTGGTTTCCCGCATATCTGCAACAGGGCGCCTCGCAGCAGAATCTGTACTACTGCATGTTCACCATTCCCTGGGATACTCCGCCCTCCAAATTCGCGCCCATGATCGAGGCCGAAGATGCTGCTGGCAACATGACCAGCCGTTCCTTCAACTTCCACGCGAACGCCCGCTCGTTCCGCAAGGACCGCATCGGCCTGTCCGACAGGTTCATGGAACGCACCATCCCGGAATTCCAGGCACAATTGAAGGGTGTGGGAGGCTCCCTGCTCGACCAATACCTTTTCATCAACAATACGATCCGCACGCAGAACAGGGCCAAGCTCCTTGAGCTGGGCCGCAAGACCAGCCCGACCTTTCTGTGGAAGGGAACCTTTGTCAGACTGCCCAATGCCGCCAACCGCGCCCGTTTTGCGGATGCACGCGACTACATGTACAAGGGAAAGAAGGTGGATCATCAGACCCATCTGGGCCTGGATCTGGCCAGCCTGCGCAACGCTCCGGTTCCCTCGGCCAACAGCGGCACGGTCGTCTGGGCCGATTTTCTCGGCATCTACGGCAACTGCGTGGTGGTCGACCACGGATTGGGTCTCCAAACTCTGTATGCCCACCTCACTTCCATGAGCGTCAAGGCCGAAGATACCGTGACCAAGGGACAGATCATCGGCCATACCGGCACGACCGGGCTGGCTGGCGGCGACCACCTGCACTACGGCGTGATAATCTCGGGCATCCCGGTCCAGCCCATCGAATGGTGGGACGCGGCCTGGATCAGAAACAACATCACGTCCAAGCTGAACTAG
- a CDS encoding nucleotidyltransferase domain-containing protein has translation MSDFTNTAAENLQRANEILEETGLFRIWESVGAKPHLVGSLRTGLLMKHLDIDLHIYSDPFSLSASFAAMAELAQNREIKRIEYANLLETEEKCLEWHAWFQDDDDRLWQIDMIHIHADSPFAGYFEKVADRIREALTPETRHAILAIKNEMPLENKANSIAIYQSVIRDGVRNYREFLEWTRNNPADGIMEWMP, from the coding sequence ATGTCCGACTTCACGAATACGGCTGCCGAAAATCTGCAAAGAGCCAATGAAATACTCGAAGAAACCGGCCTTTTCCGCATCTGGGAATCCGTGGGTGCAAAACCCCATCTGGTGGGCTCGTTGCGTACCGGATTGCTCATGAAGCATCTGGACATCGACCTCCACATCTACTCCGACCCGTTTTCCCTGTCCGCCAGCTTTGCCGCCATGGCCGAACTGGCCCAGAACAGGGAAATCAAACGCATCGAATACGCCAATCTGCTGGAGACCGAGGAAAAATGTCTGGAATGGCACGCATGGTTTCAGGACGACGATGACCGACTGTGGCAGATCGACATGATCCACATTCACGCGGATTCCCCGTTCGCTGGCTACTTCGAGAAAGTGGCTGACCGCATCCGGGAAGCCCTGACACCGGAAACAAGACACGCCATTCTGGCAATCAAGAATGAAATGCCTCTTGAAAACAAGGCCAACAGCATCGCCATCTACCAATCCGTCATCCGAGATGGAGTACGCAACTACCGGGAATTCCTGGAATGGACCAGGAACAATCCCGCAGACGGCATCATGGAGTGGATGCCATAG
- a CDS encoding cytochrome c3 family protein — translation MKHRYFPIASATAIMLAVALAVYLTPATARDNPTRVILDNNGGRVIFAHAVHASEYGYECTDCHHDDTDQKRPLACSACHPAAHDQEYRIGHQRSFSTETACLRCHDAAPHAPLVDSERPDAECIPLRADAFHGQCIECHAADGGPDGDDCSTCHAR, via the coding sequence TTGAAACATCGATACTTCCCCATAGCAAGCGCAACGGCCATCATGCTGGCCGTTGCCCTCGCAGTATATCTGACCCCGGCCACGGCCCGGGACAATCCGACCCGCGTGATTCTGGACAACAATGGCGGCAGAGTGATCTTTGCTCATGCCGTGCATGCTTCGGAATACGGATACGAATGCACGGACTGCCATCACGACGACACGGACCAAAAGCGCCCGCTTGCCTGTTCCGCCTGTCACCCTGCGGCTCACGATCAGGAGTACCGAATCGGACATCAACGCAGCTTCTCCACAGAAACAGCCTGCCTGCGATGTCACGATGCGGCTCCCCACGCACCTCTGGTCGATTCCGAACGCCCTGACGCGGAATGCATTCCGCTTCGGGCCGACGCCTTTCATGGTCAATGCATCGAATGCCACGCCGCCGACGGCGGTCCGGACGGCGACGACTGCTCCACCTGCCACGCGAGGTAA
- a CDS encoding electron transporter RnfC yields MLSINYSLKTDPNRVIRPIPAPSELNMRVRNLVLKTGKGKTVKRGELIAEHPARTGRTHHAAASGKITKVTYYHLSIKCDGKETDVAPVNVAAMGPGKELMLTLQDLGLDMTQLSRADLLVINGLNPEPGISVAGQLLQTESDILEAGLGLAEKIIMPVRTVLAAPSSSCILPGAETMKVEAKYPNSLNALTVKAVTGEEYPDNTRVLSLMNLYELGLVALRGLPVTDTIMTIKGRNYRVPVGTPIKHLLSVLEIPISSGDKAVLGGPFRGEAVYSLDEGVKKGDYGLFVIPADEFPPIEDATCINCGECVLNCPGRIQPNLISRYAEFEMFEKAEKCGLHSCLECGLCSFNCTARRPLLQYIRLAKEQLKARGQAETVQGAN; encoded by the coding sequence ATGCTCTCCATCAACTACTCCCTGAAAACCGACCCGAACAGAGTCATCAGGCCAATTCCCGCGCCGTCCGAACTCAACATGCGCGTGCGCAATCTCGTGCTGAAGACCGGAAAAGGCAAGACCGTGAAACGCGGCGAACTCATTGCCGAGCACCCGGCTCGCACGGGCAGGACGCACCACGCCGCGGCATCCGGCAAGATAACCAAGGTCACCTACTACCATCTGTCCATCAAGTGTGACGGCAAGGAAACCGACGTTGCTCCGGTCAACGTGGCTGCCATGGGGCCGGGCAAGGAACTCATGCTCACCCTGCAGGACCTTGGACTGGACATGACGCAGCTCTCCAGAGCCGACCTGCTGGTCATCAACGGGCTCAATCCCGAGCCCGGCATATCGGTTGCCGGACAGCTTCTTCAGACCGAATCGGACATTCTGGAAGCGGGCCTCGGCCTTGCCGAAAAAATCATCATGCCCGTGCGCACGGTTCTGGCCGCGCCGTCGAGTTCCTGCATCCTGCCCGGAGCCGAGACCATGAAGGTGGAGGCCAAGTATCCGAATTCCCTGAACGCGCTCACGGTCAAGGCCGTCACAGGCGAGGAATATCCGGACAACACCCGGGTGCTGAGCCTCATGAATCTCTATGAACTGGGGCTGGTGGCCCTGCGCGGCCTTCCGGTCACGGACACAATCATGACCATCAAGGGCAGAAACTACCGCGTGCCGGTGGGGACGCCCATCAAGCACCTGCTCAGCGTTCTGGAAATCCCGATTTCCTCCGGAGACAAGGCCGTGCTTGGCGGCCCGTTCCGGGGCGAAGCAGTCTACAGTCTGGATGAAGGCGTGAAAAAGGGGGACTACGGCCTGTTCGTGATCCCGGCAGACGAATTCCCGCCCATCGAGGACGCAACCTGCATCAATTGCGGAGAATGCGTACTGAACTGCCCCGGACGAATCCAACCCAACCTGATCAGCCGATATGCGGAATTCGAAATGTTCGAAAAGGCCGAAAAGTGCGGCCTGCACAGCTGCCTTGAATGCGGTCTGTGCTCGTTCAACTGCACGGCAAGACGCCCCCTGCTCCAATACATCCGGCTGGCAAAGGAACAGTTGAAGGCCCGAGGACAGGCCGAAACCGTTCAAGGCGCAAACTGA
- a CDS encoding RnfABCDGE type electron transport complex subunit D — MNPPIVKAMSDITVRLTVSPAPHWRSRRTVLKMMQAHLLALAPAAVMAVGMYGPQALAVIGLSGSVAVMTEAVCLRLQGRPVTVDNFTALYDGILFAFLLPATAPWWLVTIGAMLTIALGRTVFGGYGTNPVCAPLVAWAFCRLSWPQAMDIDLNLAHFLSNAPLDQLKHFGVASLSQFHYMDLFIGKQLGGLGASQVAALLAGGLCLIGAGWVRAFIPTAFLAGVVATSGLFWLIDPTLYADPMFHLLAGSTIFGAFFLAPDVASSPVGMLPQILFGLIAGTLVVIIRVYGVYPDGAPFAIMLANLLTPLLDHVHPKPFGAK; from the coding sequence ATGAATCCTCCCATAGTCAAAGCCATGTCCGACATCACGGTCAGGCTCACCGTGTCGCCCGCACCGCACTGGCGGAGCAGGCGCACCGTGCTCAAGATGATGCAGGCGCACCTGCTCGCCCTTGCCCCGGCCGCGGTCATGGCCGTGGGCATGTACGGCCCGCAGGCATTGGCCGTGATCGGATTGTCCGGCTCCGTGGCCGTGATGACCGAAGCCGTCTGTCTTCGGTTGCAGGGCCGCCCCGTGACAGTGGATAATTTCACGGCCCTGTACGATGGCATTCTTTTCGCCTTTCTGCTCCCGGCCACGGCACCATGGTGGCTGGTGACCATCGGCGCCATGCTGACCATTGCCCTGGGCCGAACCGTATTCGGCGGCTACGGCACGAACCCGGTCTGCGCTCCGCTGGTGGCATGGGCATTCTGCCGCCTGTCCTGGCCACAGGCCATGGATATCGACCTGAATCTGGCTCATTTCCTGAGCAACGCGCCCCTGGACCAGCTCAAGCATTTCGGCGTGGCCAGCCTGAGCCAGTTCCACTACATGGACCTGTTCATCGGCAAGCAGCTCGGCGGACTGGGGGCCTCACAGGTTGCGGCCCTGCTGGCCGGAGGACTTTGCCTGATCGGTGCCGGATGGGTACGCGCCTTCATTCCCACGGCGTTTCTCGCTGGCGTTGTGGCAACGTCCGGCCTGTTCTGGCTCATTGATCCGACGCTGTACGCGGACCCCATGTTTCACCTGCTGGCCGGCTCCACGATCTTCGGCGCATTCTTTCTGGCACCGGACGTGGCATCCAGCCCGGTGGGCATGCTGCCGCAAATCCTGTTCGGACTCATAGCCGGTACTCTTGTGGTCATCATCCGGGTCTACGGTGTCTATCCGGACGGCGCACCGTTCGCCATCATGCTGGCCAACCTACTCACCCCGCTGCTCGACCATGTGCATCCCAAGCCTTTCGGAGCGAAGTAG
- the rnfG gene encoding RnfABCDGE type electron transport complex subunit G translates to MREILHMIMVLSLICAGSGALLVNLKISTKDRIEQQVLTYVQGPALLSVLADRDNDPIAERATIDDVTVFPAMRDGKLVSIALEAFAPGYSGDIGVMVGFDVHKDVLVGIGITTQTETPGLGSRIASPSFTDQFKTRNPASVDLASRGGNIDGISGATYSSGGTVNAVQKAYEMYRAIKPKILERWQTS, encoded by the coding sequence ATGCGCGAAATACTCCACATGATCATGGTGCTGTCCCTGATCTGCGCCGGTTCCGGCGCTCTTCTGGTCAACCTGAAAATATCCACCAAGGACAGGATCGAGCAGCAGGTGCTCACCTATGTCCAAGGACCGGCCCTGCTTTCGGTTCTGGCGGACCGCGACAACGATCCCATTGCCGAACGGGCGACAATCGACGACGTGACCGTCTTTCCGGCCATGCGGGACGGCAAGCTCGTCAGCATCGCTCTGGAAGCCTTTGCTCCCGGCTATTCCGGCGACATCGGGGTCATGGTCGGCTTCGACGTGCACAAGGATGTGCTCGTGGGCATAGGCATCACCACGCAGACCGAAACTCCGGGGTTGGGAAGCCGAATCGCTTCCCCGTCCTTTACCGACCAGTTCAAGACGAGAAATCCGGCTTCGGTGGACCTTGCGTCACGAGGCGGGAACATCGACGGCATCTCCGGTGCCACCTACTCCTCCGGTGGCACCGTGAATGCCGTACAGAAGGCGTATGAAATGTATCGTGCCATCAAGCCGAAAATTCTGGAACGCTGGCAGACATCATAG
- the rsxE gene encoding electron transport complex subunit RsxE, which yields MHRIFKEFIKGLWAELPPFRVLLGLCPTLAVTSTAENGLGMGLAVVAVLTMSNMIISLLRKTIPAKVRIACFIVVAASLVVAVELLMQAYAYPLYQKLGIFVPLIVVNCLILGRAEAFASKNGVLVSIADALGMGLGFTASLTFLGGLREVLGSGTLFGMPVLWESFQPAGLLVMAPGAFMALGVILACMNALNRHLSRRKGEEAPEPLNSACASCGACNPLPRD from the coding sequence ATGCATCGCATATTCAAGGAATTCATCAAGGGATTGTGGGCCGAACTGCCGCCCTTCCGCGTGCTTCTCGGCCTGTGCCCCACGCTGGCAGTGACATCGACCGCGGAAAACGGTCTGGGAATGGGACTGGCCGTGGTTGCGGTGCTGACCATGTCCAACATGATCATTTCACTGCTGCGCAAAACCATTCCGGCCAAGGTGCGCATAGCCTGCTTCATCGTTGTCGCCGCCTCCCTGGTGGTTGCAGTGGAGCTGCTCATGCAGGCATACGCCTACCCGCTCTACCAGAAGCTGGGCATCTTCGTTCCCCTGATCGTGGTCAACTGCCTGATTCTGGGACGCGCCGAAGCCTTTGCCTCCAAGAACGGCGTGCTGGTCTCCATTGCCGATGCCCTTGGCATGGGCCTCGGATTCACCGCATCCCTGACCTTTCTCGGCGGCCTGCGCGAGGTGCTGGGAAGCGGCACGCTCTTCGGCATGCCGGTCCTGTGGGAATCCTTTCAACCCGCCGGACTGCTGGTCATGGCCCCGGGCGCGTTCATGGCTCTGGGCGTGATTCTGGCATGCATGAATGCCCTGAACAGACACCTCAGCCGCAGAAAGGGCGAAGAGGCCCCGGAACCGCTGAACTCGGCCTGCGCTTCCTGCGGCGCATGCAACCCTCTTCCCCGAGACTAG
- a CDS encoding electron transport complex protein RnfA, translating to MEYFLLFISAVFINNIVLVQYLGTCPFMGTSKSTDVALGMGSAVIFVILMATSITWPLHQYVLKPYGIEYLQTIVFILVIASLVQFVEMFLKKLIPPLYLSLGLFLPLITTNCAVLGVAIMVQRSEFTFLKSMVYALASGIGFTIALVIISSLRERMDIAPVPAAFKGVPIALITAGVMSLAFFAFKGMAA from the coding sequence ATGGAATATTTCCTGCTGTTCATCTCCGCGGTATTCATAAACAATATCGTTCTGGTTCAATATCTGGGCACCTGCCCGTTCATGGGCACGTCAAAATCAACCGACGTAGCGCTGGGCATGGGCAGTGCCGTGATATTCGTCATCCTCATGGCCACGTCCATCACATGGCCCCTGCATCAGTATGTGCTGAAGCCGTACGGAATCGAATATCTTCAGACCATCGTCTTCATTCTGGTCATAGCCTCGCTCGTCCAGTTCGTGGAGATGTTCCTGAAAAAGCTGATCCCGCCGCTCTATCTCTCCCTGGGCCTGTTTCTCCCGCTCATCACCACGAACTGCGCGGTGCTGGGCGTGGCGATCATGGTGCAGCGCAGCGAATTCACGTTCCTGAAGTCCATGGTCTACGCCCTTGCCTCGGGAATCGGCTTCACCATTGCTCTGGTCATCATTTCCTCTCTCCGGGAGAGAATGGACATCGCCCCGGTTCCGGCCGCGTTCAAGGGCGTTCCCATTGCCCTGATCACTGCCGGAGTCATGTCCCTGGCCTTCTTCGCCTTCAAGGGCATGGCCGCATAA
- a CDS encoding RnfABCDGE type electron transport complex subunit B has protein sequence MVTSSILVLFVLGLTMAAILAAASRILHVEEDPLVAEVEACLPGANCGGCGYPGCSAAARAVVNGEAEPNVCVAGGNDIASQIALAMGAEIAFKEPKLPHSICTGGSRANQIFDYEGIHSCRAEALLYGGDKICGLGCIGMGTCVKVCPFDAIRLNSDGLPVVDRNACRSCGKCAEACPTGAIRLSGMTQDLLHLNNNGDCLSPCMQKCPAQVDVRTYIAQLKRGDMRGALLTIKERNPFPLVVGRLCPAPCETICRRNIIGDGVAIHTLQRFVADWEMNSGSRVKVDCNPPTGHRVAIIGSGPAGLACAYFLRRIGHEPVIFEKRERIGGLLKGVIPEYRLPAKVVDWEIQSILDLGVSVKNRMEFCRDFTLHDLETQGYEAVFLATGAWQVPPLAIEGSNAHGVVSGIDFLYEAGRTLTSLRGKKVVVVGDSNTAMDSLSSAIRLGADTHALIPCIERKMAANKNEIRRAMELGADLMLLTEPMRIMTRDGNVCEIEYRSLQYDDPAKASGTPKPVPGSEAVMRADLIIVATDRLVDTSPFVDETGAPLFEMDRKTGGVKVDPITLQTSIPHVFAGGEVHTGRNYVIQAVADGRRAARAIHFLVTRGEIPAPEQPQLRVIPETILKDVHITYTIPRIKVPEISIEERKSTFKEEVKGGISFEAARKEASRCLRCGLTCYDAEAGAEYAVDEDVQPFAKAANN, from the coding sequence ATGGTCACATCATCCATTCTGGTCCTGTTCGTTCTGGGCCTGACAATGGCCGCGATTCTCGCAGCGGCTTCACGCATCCTGCATGTGGAGGAAGATCCGCTCGTTGCAGAGGTGGAAGCCTGCCTGCCCGGAGCAAACTGTGGCGGCTGCGGATATCCCGGTTGCTCGGCAGCAGCGCGGGCCGTGGTCAACGGAGAGGCCGAACCCAATGTCTGCGTTGCAGGCGGAAACGACATCGCCTCGCAGATAGCTTTGGCCATGGGGGCAGAGATTGCCTTCAAGGAGCCCAAACTGCCGCACAGCATCTGCACGGGCGGGTCTCGCGCCAATCAGATATTCGATTACGAGGGTATTCACAGTTGCCGCGCAGAAGCCCTGCTCTACGGCGGAGACAAGATATGCGGACTGGGCTGCATCGGCATGGGCACCTGCGTCAAGGTCTGCCCGTTCGACGCAATCCGCCTGAACAGCGACGGCCTGCCCGTAGTGGACCGCAACGCCTGCCGCTCCTGCGGAAAATGCGCAGAAGCCTGCCCGACCGGAGCCATCCGGCTCAGTGGCATGACGCAGGACCTGCTGCATCTCAACAACAACGGCGACTGCCTGTCTCCCTGCATGCAGAAATGTCCGGCACAGGTGGACGTCCGCACCTACATAGCCCAGCTCAAGCGGGGAGACATGCGTGGCGCGCTTCTGACCATCAAGGAACGCAATCCGTTCCCGCTGGTCGTGGGCAGGCTCTGCCCCGCGCCCTGCGAAACCATCTGCCGCCGCAACATTATTGGCGACGGCGTGGCCATCCATACCCTGCAACGCTTCGTGGCGGACTGGGAAATGAATTCCGGTTCACGGGTCAAGGTGGATTGCAATCCGCCGACAGGCCACCGCGTGGCAATCATCGGCAGCGGTCCGGCAGGACTGGCATGCGCCTATTTCCTGCGCCGCATCGGCCACGAACCTGTGATATTTGAAAAAAGGGAACGGATAGGGGGCCTGCTCAAGGGCGTCATTCCGGAATACAGGCTGCCCGCAAAGGTCGTGGACTGGGAAATCCAATCCATACTGGACCTCGGCGTGTCCGTGAAAAACAGAATGGAATTCTGCCGGGACTTCACGTTGCATGATCTGGAAACTCAAGGGTACGAAGCTGTTTTTCTGGCAACAGGGGCCTGGCAGGTGCCCCCCCTGGCTATCGAAGGCAGTAATGCGCACGGCGTTGTCTCAGGCATCGACTTTCTGTACGAGGCAGGTCGAACGCTCACCAGCCTGCGCGGAAAGAAGGTCGTGGTGGTGGGCGACAGCAACACGGCCATGGACTCCCTGAGCAGCGCCATACGCCTCGGTGCGGACACCCATGCCCTGATTCCGTGCATCGAACGCAAGATGGCAGCCAACAAGAATGAAATCAGGCGTGCAATGGAACTGGGTGCCGATCTCATGCTGCTCACGGAACCGATGCGCATCATGACCAGAGATGGCAACGTGTGCGAGATCGAATACCGTTCCCTGCAATACGACGATCCAGCCAAGGCCTCGGGCACGCCCAAGCCTGTCCCCGGTTCGGAAGCCGTGATGCGTGCCGATCTGATCATCGTCGCCACGGATCGGCTGGTGGACACTTCCCCATTCGTGGATGAAACCGGCGCGCCCCTGTTCGAAATGGACAGGAAGACCGGAGGCGTCAAGGTCGACCCGATCACCCTGCAAACCAGCATCCCGCACGTGTTTGCCGGTGGCGAGGTGCACACCGGGCGCAACTACGTGATACAGGCCGTTGCGGACGGTCGCCGCGCGGCTCGCGCCATCCACTTCCTCGTGACCCGGGGGGAAATCCCGGCCCCGGAGCAGCCCCAGCTCCGCGTCATTCCGGAAACCATTCTCAAGGACGTGCACATCACCTACACCATTCCGCGCATCAAGGTGCCGGAAATATCCATCGAGGAGCGCAAGTCCACGTTCAAGGAAGAGGTCAAGGGCGGCATTTCCTTCGAGGCGGCCCGCAAGGAAGCCAGCCGTTGTCTGCGTTGCGGGCTTACCTGCTACGATGCGGAGGCCGGTGCCGAATACGCAGTGGACGAAGACGTGCAACCCTTTGCAAAAGCCGCAAACAATTGA
- a CDS encoding GFA family protein, with the protein MNWEWFPTFGCSTSNRRIPHEPVFFGKRPGKAFSSTDQVMETNGTGGYVVKHSGACLCGRVRFEVDGVFESFYLCHCERCRKDTGSAHAANLFSASARLRWLSGEGCIRTFDFNSTGHVRSFCTVCGSALPNVQMDGALLVVPAGSLDTDVPIQPQGHIYCSRKANWDTALEAVPRFEELPEEE; encoded by the coding sequence ATGAACTGGGAATGGTTTCCAACCTTCGGCTGCTCGACGTCGAATAGGCGGATTCCACATGAGCCTGTATTTTTCGGGAAACGTCCGGGGAAGGCGTTTTCGTCAACTGATCAGGTCATGGAGACAAACGGAACAGGAGGATATGTCGTGAAACATTCCGGGGCGTGCCTTTGTGGCAGAGTTCGTTTCGAAGTTGATGGGGTTTTCGAGAGTTTCTATCTTTGCCATTGCGAACGATGCCGAAAGGATACCGGATCGGCTCATGCCGCAAATCTGTTTTCCGCTTCCGCAAGACTCCGGTGGTTGTCGGGTGAGGGGTGCATCAGGACCTTCGATTTCAATTCCACCGGTCATGTCAGGAGTTTCTGCACTGTTTGCGGGTCGGCGCTTCCCAACGTGCAGATGGATGGGGCCCTGCTGGTCGTGCCTGCCGGGAGCCTTGACACCGATGTGCCGATCCAGCCTCAAGGGCACATCTACTGTTCGAGAAAGGCCAACTGGGATACGGCATTGGAGGCTGTGCCCAGGTTCGAGGAACTCCCGGAAGAGGAGTGA
- a CDS encoding LysR family transcriptional regulator — MLPDFNRLKVFYHVYGQQSSTEAAKRLHITQSGVSQHLKKLEEELQTALFTRVNRRLVPTAAAHKLYAIVEDFMTRLEGGVRDLNAALETPSGELRIGVPAEFGKRYMPKIAASFRRQYPNVTFNLELGDPNHLFGKLSRAELDFAYIDILPIFLNTPGGRAAYDIVPILREEFVLACSRKYYEENVRGIDYNDLVKLQYIGYKKDLALFHSWFRLHFESTPPALNMVFVADNTGAIISAIEADMGLGVIVSHFISEQIANRSIVTIAASGGRLENTIACVQLKNKAETLTERRFKEHLHNELGMVSNLRLLDVE; from the coding sequence ATGCTTCCTGATTTCAACAGGTTGAAGGTGTTTTATCATGTGTACGGCCAGCAGAGCAGCACGGAAGCGGCCAAGCGACTGCACATTACGCAATCCGGTGTCAGTCAGCATTTGAAGAAGTTGGAGGAGGAGCTTCAGACCGCTCTGTTCACCCGGGTCAACAGGCGATTGGTCCCCACGGCCGCTGCCCACAAGCTGTATGCCATTGTCGAGGATTTCATGACCCGGCTTGAAGGTGGTGTTCGGGATCTCAACGCGGCACTTGAAACACCTTCCGGCGAACTTCGCATTGGCGTTCCCGCCGAGTTCGGGAAAAGATACATGCCAAAAATCGCGGCATCGTTTCGTCGTCAATATCCGAATGTGACGTTCAACCTTGAGCTGGGCGATCCGAACCATCTGTTCGGCAAGCTTTCCAGAGCCGAGCTTGATTTTGCGTACATCGACATCCTGCCGATTTTTCTGAATACGCCGGGCGGTCGGGCCGCCTATGATATCGTGCCGATTCTCAGGGAGGAATTCGTTCTGGCCTGCTCCAGAAAATACTATGAGGAAAATGTGCGCGGAATTGATTACAATGATTTGGTCAAACTTCAGTACATTGGGTACAAGAAGGACCTTGCCCTGTTCCACAGCTGGTTCAGGCTGCATTTCGAAAGTACGCCTCCAGCTTTGAACATGGTGTTTGTTGCGGATAACACCGGGGCGATCATTTCAGCCATTGAAGCGGATATGGGCCTTGGGGTCATTGTCAGCCATTTCATCAGCGAACAGATCGCAAACAGGTCGATTGTCACCATTGCAGCATCGGGCGGCAGACTGGAAAACACCATTGCGTGCGTCCAGTTGAAGAACAAGGCGGAGACTCTCACGGAAAGGCGGTTCAAGGAACACCTTCACAATGAACTGGGAATGGTTTCCAACCTTCGGCTGCTCGACGTCGAATAG